Proteins encoded within one genomic window of Bacillus sp. 1NLA3E:
- a CDS encoding DoxX family protein, which produces MDWPWLIGRALFGLYFAYSGLNHFIQYQGMKEYASYKGIPVAGLSVIITGLILLGGGVSILANYWIEWGLYLLTAFLVVSAFTMHNFWSVADQTAKAGEKAHFLKNIALAAAALMLLSITNWTW; this is translated from the coding sequence ATGGATTGGCCTTGGCTTATTGGTCGTGCACTATTTGGTCTTTATTTTGCTTATTCAGGTTTAAATCACTTTATCCAGTATCAAGGTATGAAGGAGTATGCGTCTTACAAGGGTATCCCTGTGGCAGGACTGTCAGTAATTATTACCGGGTTGATACTTTTAGGCGGGGGTGTGAGCATTCTCGCAAATTACTGGATTGAGTGGGGGCTTTACCTATTAACAGCTTTCCTAGTCGTTTCAGCTTTCACGATGCATAATTTCTGGAGTGTTGCTGATCAGACTGCAAAAGCGGGCGAGAAGGCTCATTTTTTGAAAAATATTGCATTAGCGGCTGCGGCACTTATGTTACTATCTATTACAAATTGGACTTGGTAG
- a CDS encoding sulfite exporter TauE/SafE family protein produces the protein MKKLLVFAIIGLLAQLIDGALGMAYGLTSTSMLLAFGIAPAVASASVHLAEVVTTAASGVSHIKFGNVDKGLVYRLIIPGSIGAFAGATFLSNLPGDLVKPYISIFLLILGAYVLFRFLFIYQSGEGKQGTKLTRKQSIPLGLIAGFADATGGGGWGPIATPILLSKNGMTARKVVGTVDTSEFAIAVSATLGFFISLGWQDVNWFWVGALMIGGLIAAPIAAWLVRIVHPQLMGVLVGGFIILVNARTLLNTWVEDTSSYPYLYAVIAAIWIGAIFVTIKKIAQISSNKLVDLES, from the coding sequence ATGAAAAAATTACTTGTATTTGCAATTATTGGCCTTTTAGCACAGTTGATTGACGGAGCGTTAGGGATGGCTTACGGATTAACTTCAACTTCTATGCTACTAGCGTTTGGAATTGCACCTGCTGTAGCATCTGCTTCCGTACATCTTGCCGAGGTAGTGACAACTGCAGCATCTGGAGTGTCCCATATAAAATTTGGAAATGTAGATAAGGGACTAGTTTATCGGTTAATTATTCCTGGTTCGATCGGTGCTTTTGCGGGAGCAACTTTTCTAAGCAATTTACCAGGTGATCTAGTAAAGCCTTACATCTCTATATTTCTATTGATCTTAGGGGCTTATGTTCTTTTTAGATTTTTATTTATCTATCAGTCTGGGGAAGGAAAGCAAGGAACTAAATTAACAAGGAAACAATCAATTCCGCTTGGTTTAATAGCTGGTTTTGCCGATGCAACAGGTGGAGGAGGCTGGGGACCGATTGCAACCCCGATTCTGTTATCAAAAAACGGCATGACTGCTAGAAAAGTGGTTGGTACTGTTGATACTAGTGAATTTGCTATTGCTGTTTCTGCTACACTAGGATTCTTCATTTCGCTTGGATGGCAGGATGTAAATTGGTTTTGGGTTGGGGCATTAATGATTGGAGGTTTAATTGCCGCTCCTATCGCAGCTTGGTTAGTTCGGATCGTTCATCCGCAATTAATGGGTGTGTTAGTAGGAGGGTTTATCATATTAGTAAATGCAAGAACGCTTTTAAATACATGGGTTGAGGATACCTCAAGTTACCCATATTTATATGCAGTTATTGCTGCGATATGGATTGGTGCCATCTTCGTTACAATTAAGAAAATCGCACAAATTAGTAGCAATAAACTAGTCGACTTAGAATCATAA